GAAACGCCGTGTGCTCGAGGCGCAGCCGAATGTGTCGACATTCCTGCGCGCGCCCTCCTCGATCACGCGCCCCGCCTGCGCCGCCAGCGTGTCGAGTTTGAGCGAGGCGGCGTTGTCGTCGTAGCGCGCGGAGGCGTCATACTCCTGGGGACCGAGCGGCGCGACATAGTCGGGATCGACGGGGAGCATGCGCGCGATTTCTTCCGAACGCGCGCGCGCGGCGGCCAGCGCCGTCTCGTCGATGCTCGCCGTCGTCACCGAGCCGACGCGCCCGCCAATGTGGGATGAGACGCGCACCGTCGTCTCCGACGTCGCAATATTGGTCGTCGCGCCGCCGCGCGCGAAACGCAGGCTGTAATCCTCGCCGCCGTCGATCTTCACCACGCAGGCGTCGGCGTTGGAGCCTGCGATGATCTTTTTGGCGATGGATTTTACGTCGTCAGAGGAAAGAAACATTCGCTCAAACGCCGCCGCTCGTGTTCAGCACGCGCACGTTACGGAAGCGCGCCAGCGGCGCGCCGTGCGAAACGGGCGCGACCTGCACGGGCTCCGCCTTGCCGCAGGTGAAGGTGCCGTCGAGATGATAGGTCGAAGCGTCGCCGAGGCCGTCCAGCGAGTTCCAGAAAGGAATCGTGCGGCTCTGATAAGCGACGTCGCGCAGCATATCGCCGATCTCGCCGTTCTTGATCTCGTAGAAGAGCTGGCCGCCGAACTGGAAATTGTCGCGCTGCTGGTCGATGCTCCAGCTTCCCGCTCCGACGACGTAAATTCCGTTTTCGACGCCGCTCGCCAGATCGTCGAGCTTGCACGTATCGGGGTTCGGCGCGAGCGAGATGTTCGGCATGCGCTGAATGGGAAAAGACGTCGGGCTGTCGGCGTAGGCGCACCCATTGGAGCCGGGCAGCCCGATATAATGCGCCTGTCCGAGCGCCATCTGGAAATTCTTGAAGACGCCTTTCTCGACGATCTTGAATTCCGCCGAAGAGGCCGGCGCGCCATCGTCGTCATAGCCGATGGTCGAGAGCGCGCCCGGCTGCGAGCGGTCGGCGACGATCGTCATGAGCTCGGAGCCGAAGCGCAGATTGCCCAGCATTGCGGGCTTCACGAAGCTCGTGCCTGCGAAATTGGCCTCCCAGCCGAGAACCCTGTCGAGCTCCGTCGAATGGCCGACCGTTTCGTGAATGGTGAGCCAGAGATTGGTCGGATCGAGGATGAGATCGTAGTCGCCGGCGACAACCGGCCGCGCTGAAAGCTTCTCGCGGGCCTGCCGTCCGGCGAGCGCCGCTTCTTCGAGAAGCCCGGCGCCCGTCACATATTCCCATCCCGCGCCGCGCGCGGGGGTGAGGCTGTCGCGAGACGCCATGCGCCCCGCGGCGCGATCGATGGCCGTCGCGGTGAAGGTCGGCTGCACGCGCGTGCGCGTCTGGCGGATTCGGGCGCCGAACGTGCTGGCGAAGAGCCGCTCCTCGCGGGCGATGCAGAGCAAAGCGGTGCAGAAGTCGGCGCCGTTGTCGCGGGCCGCCGCCGAGATGGCGAGCAACAGATCCGCTTTCTCGCGCGTCGAGATC
The nucleotide sequence above comes from Methylocystis parvus OBBP. Encoded proteins:
- a CDS encoding TldD/PmbA family protein, yielding MAPKFAPLKDAPERSAASDGGRFALDRALLDALADLALQAARRAGASYADIRLGETLKETAYAKDDRLEQFDERSTRGFGLRVLLDGSWGFYGARRLDAASVAEGVERALENARAVRPIQGRPIALEELPAHEAEWIMPMGVDPFSISTREKADLLLAISAAARDNGADFCTALLCIAREERLFASTFGARIRQTRTRVQPTFTATAIDRAAGRMASRDSLTPARGAGWEYVTGAGLLEEAALAGRQAREKLSARPVVAGDYDLILDPTNLWLTIHETVGHSTELDRVLGWEANFAGTSFVKPAMLGNLRFGSELMTIVADRSQPGALSTIGYDDDGAPASSAEFKIVEKGVFKNFQMALGQAHYIGLPGSNGCAYADSPTSFPIQRMPNISLAPNPDTCKLDDLASGVENGIYVVGAGSWSIDQQRDNFQFGGQLFYEIKNGEIGDMLRDVAYQSRTIPFWNSLDGLGDASTYHLDGTFTCGKAEPVQVAPVSHGAPLARFRNVRVLNTSGGV